AGCTTATGCAATTTATTAACAATAAGCTAAAATTTATTGATACACAGTTTGCTAGTGATAAAGAAAAAGCAGATAATAAAATTAAATATTATAAAAATATCTATAAAAACATTTTCGAATGCATGTATAGCTTTATTTCAAATGATAATATTCGTTCGTTTTTATACCTAGGAATGGCAGGCGTTGGGGATGATAAGATTTTAAAAGAAAGTCCTATAAGAGAAGTTTTTAAAACTTTGGTTAAATTTGTTAATAAAGATATTAATGATTATTATTTAATAGTGCTTGATGCAAGCAATTTTAAAGCGAAAAAAGATGAATATTTAGAGCTTTTAAAAGATAAGAAAAACAATGTTTTTATAATGTCAGCTTATGCTACAGCAGGGGTTGGGCATAATTTGCAGTTTAAAGAGTATAAAGAAGATGAAGACGATGAAGAAGTTTATAAAGATGATTTTAAAGATATAGAATCAGCATATTTTGGAGATATTACTCAGCTTTTTATTCACGATAATTCTGATGTAAATGATGAAGAATTGCTTAAAAATATTATAAAAATAAAAAGGCTTGAAAATACAGCTGAAATTAGCTCAAAGGAAGCATATAAACATATAAAATATAGTTTTGAAATGTTTTTAGGTTCAAAAAATTCTTCTAAAAAAGGTAGTCTTCAAGATACATTTAGTGCTAGACTTTTTAGGACTAGAGTTTTACTCCAAGCTATAGGTAGGCTAAATAGGACTGATAATAAAGCTAAGCAAATAGATATTTTTATAGATAAAAATTTAGCCAAAAAGTGTGATTGTAACTGGTATTTAAGCTCAAATAATCAAAATCCACTAGCTACTAAAATAATGCAAGAGTTAAAAAAATATGAAAAACCAACCAAGGATTTAAACTCTAATATAATCAACAAAAAGTTAAAAAATTCAGCTGTTCTTGTGGATAAATTTTTTAATACCTATAATGTTTGGACCAAAAGAAAACAAATGCAATATAAACATCTAAGACATTTACTTTTAAAATACCCAAGTCTTAGCAAAGATGATATAAAACATATTAATAGTAATTCAGAGTATTTAAAAGATATTATGAGTTTATATATACCAAATAATGAGAAAAATTCTTATGGAGTAGAAAAACACGAATATACAGATAAAAAAGACACAGTTGGTATAAACTCAACCATATTAAAAGAACTTTTTAAATATGATGGATTTAAGGAGTATTTTTTTAAAAAATACAGTGATGATTTTAGCAAGGAATTTATTTTACCTATTGGGTTTTTTGATACATATAAGGGTTTTTTAGGAGAAGTTTTTGCTGAGTTTGTGCTAAACAATGAGCTTGAGCAAAAATTACAAGAGATTGAAAAAATTGAAGATTTTGAAAAGTTTGATTTTATAATACAAGATGGAGTTTATCTAGATGTTAAAAGCTGGCAGGGGAATTTTATAGAAGCTGAGTATAACAAAATACGAAATAAAGTAAAAGATAAAAAAGATTTTATAAATGCTAAAAAAGTTGTGGTTTTAAATATTTTAGGTGATGAAATATGTAATTATTATGGAGATATTTTAGCTATATCACCACTTGTAAAAAAAGAAAACAATAAGCTAGTAACTAATAAAGAAACCATTAAAAAAATCATAAGCTGGATTAATAATGAATGAGATTTTTATAAATAAATTGGATATTA
This is a stretch of genomic DNA from Campylobacter sp. RM12651. It encodes these proteins:
- a CDS encoding DEAD/DEAH box helicase family protein; the encoded protein is MQYSAIYDYLNKIKDEKNGLCTIDLPTGYGKTYQSLKFIADYVGSGGKRKIFFLTSNKNNVNESYKDYTEKLKGKNAIKLETNLEYFKSYILQNGIKKKDFNTKDKNQEKNIDAINKTIKDISVIKDKNAYDGPLSELESNFRYNISNYCEKEKINSIDKLKKRFPLIGQMYKGLDITTYQVCFCTISKFVSKFNFFYEPSCELIFHKFSKDAIIIIDEFDATKDSIENIIISHSLQTKFDYKEFIKNLHNGLLNKEQYPASIKYALSEHDKSNPAFTFDKFTKWVDKNTEKFKVKSCFDYKDDIKNDYLFRDYSRFHSMINSDKNYTIKYDEQQNKYIINLTNDKDEKSEIFIPSMLKNIHKIITSLTQLVLEMSGHYAKYLKDNHTEEIPKNNIYSSILKRFELGDSKSFLSYIIQGTHFSKLSKDEIIRIPSFYEDGFEFVSLRKTAADNDNLIFELTGVNSSPEQYIQTMAKKSLVIGLSATANIPSVLCNYDMDYLKNELKDRFLNLSDEFLDKKQQELDELNKSFDGSEINVFLLDNNNTNSLENKLNNDELMQFINNKLKFIDTQFASDKEKADNKIKYYKNIYKNIFECMYSFISNDNIRSFLYLGMAGVGDDKILKESPIREVFKTLVKFVNKDINDYYLIVLDASNFKAKKDEYLELLKDKKNNVFIMSAYATAGVGHNLQFKEYKEDEDDEEVYKDDFKDIESAYFGDITQLFIHDNSDVNDEELLKNIIKIKRLENTAEISSKEAYKHIKYSFEMFLGSKNSSKKGSLQDTFSARLFRTRVLLQAIGRLNRTDNKAKQIDIFIDKNLAKKCDCNWYLSSNNQNPLATKIMQELKKYEKPTKDLNSNIINKKLKNSAVLVDKFFNTYNVWTKRKQMQYKHLRHLLLKYPSLSKDDIKHINSNSEYLKDIMSLYIPNNEKNSYGVEKHEYTDKKDTVGINSTILKELFKYDGFKEYFFKKYSDDFSKEFILPIGFFDTYKGFLGEVFAEFVLNNELEQKLQEIEKIEDFEKFDFIIQDGVYLDVKSWQGNFIEAEYNKIRNKVKDKKDFINAKKVVVLNILGDEICNYYGDILAISPLVKKENNKLVTNKETIKKIISWINNE